One part of the Sarcophilus harrisii chromosome 5, mSarHar1.11, whole genome shotgun sequence genome encodes these proteins:
- the METTL7B gene encoding LOW QUALITY PROTEIN: methyltransferase-like protein 7B (The sequence of the model RefSeq protein was modified relative to this genomic sequence to represent the inferred CDS: inserted 5 bases in 3 codons; deleted 3 bases in 3 codons; substituted 2 bases at 2 genomic stop codons) has product MDILLFVLQMVLCPPLPKSPNPNYKRIKQLHSLGQSPHALYLLTCSKAPIXNKHFPYLMAVLTPKSNQKMKKWKLFRQIKKLARAFEKVTLLELGCCPCANFEFYQASFRVTCMDPNLYLDKLLXQSMVKNKHLKYEEFLVASGEDMXQVADGSMDAMVCILIPCLVXKPRKVLCKVQRVLKKGGIFCLEKHMGEPPGNWALMWQLVTEPTWKYIDNGCYFTRETLKELERARFSXLQLVLTPIGPHNMGLAVKRL; this is encoded by the exons ATGGATATCCTGCTTTTTGTTCTCCAGATGGTTCTGTGTCCTCCTCTTCCCAAGAGCCCAAATCCCAACTACAAGAGAATCAAACAGCTTCACTCTCTGG GTCAATCCCCTCATGCCCTTTACCTGCTTACCTGTTCAAAGGCT CCCATATGAAATAAGCACTTCCCCTACCTCATGGCAGTACTGACTCCCAAGAGCAaccagaaaatgaagaaatggaagctctTTAGACAGATAAAGAAGCTTGCCAGGGCCTTTGAAAAGGTGACTTTGCTAGAACTTGGCTGCTGTCCCTGTGCTAAC TTTGAGTTCTATCAGGCCAGCTTCAGGGTCACCTGCATGGATCCCAACCTCTACCTTGACAAGCTCCT ACAGAGTATGGTCAAAAACAAGCACCTTAAATATGAAGAGTTTCTAGTGGCTTCAGGGGAGGACAT TCAAGTGGCTGATGGCTCCATGGATGCAATGGTCTGCATCCTGATCCCATGCTTAG CTAAGCCAAGAAAGGTCCTATGCAAAGTCCAGAGAGTGCTAAA AAAGGGAGGCATCTTCTGTTTGGAGAAACACATGGGTGAGCCTCCTGGAAATTGGGCCTTGATGTGGCAGCTGGTT ACTGAGCCCACCTGGAAGTACATTGACAATGGCTGCTATTTCACCAGGGAGACCCTGAAAGAGCTGGAGAGGGCcaggttttcttaactccaaCTGGTCTTAACTCCAATTGGTCCCCACAACATGGGACTGGCTGTGAAAAGATTATAA